A window of Bacillus toyonensis BCT-7112 genomic DNA:
GTACTACATAATCAATAGATGGGTTTAAAGTAACTGTATAGATCATTGTTTATCAGCCTCAATTACATTGGTTTGTCTTTTATATTTTTCTAAATCAATTTCTAAATGGTTTGTAATAATATTTGCATCTTCAACATTGGCAATTTTCGCAAACGCAACTTCTGAAAACTTACTTTCATCAATTAAGAAATACCCTTCGTTCGCTAATGTTAATGCCATTTGTTTTAAAAGCGCTTCTTCTGGATCTGGTGTTGTAAAACCAAACTGTTCATGTACGCCATTCGCTCCTAAAAAACATTTATCAAAGCGATACTTCTGCATACTTTCCTGTGCCATCGCACCAATTAAAGCCTTCGTCCTACTCTTCATCATTCCGCCTAGTAAATACGCACGAATATTATTTTCAACTAAAGCTTCAATATGCATAAGTCCATTCGTCACGACAGTAACATCTTTATTTATTAGAAATGGAATCATTTCAAATGTTGTACTTCCTGCATCTAAATAAATACAATCCCCTTGTTCCACAATAGTAGCTGCATACTTAGCAATTTGATGTTTTATTTGAATG
This region includes:
- a CDS encoding DeoR/GlpR family DNA-binding transcription regulator, which produces MLTPERHQMILQLVKEQKVVKLQQLVERTESSESTIRRDLAQLEKQRLLKRVHGGASVLTAKGQEPTMTEKSSKNIQIKHQIAKYAATIVEQGDCIYLDAGSTTFEMIPFLINKDVTVVTNGLMHIEALVENNIRAYLLGGMMKSRTKALIGAMAQESMQKYRFDKCFLGANGVHEQFGFTTPDPEEALLKQMALTLANEGYFLIDESKFSEVAFAKIANVEDANIITNHLEIDLEKYKRQTNVIEADKQ